Proteins from a genomic interval of Candidatus Flexicrinis proximus:
- a CDS encoding class I SAM-dependent methyltransferase, which translates to MIDKSTIGYMTRNEADMAFKKRVETIFEWVDPQENSVILDMPCGRGFYLSMLRYVSKAKLVGADLDEEVIHKARANVGHLPDVSLIRANIYSLPFPDNTFDAVILSEVLEHIDDDVAGLKEALRVLKPGGVAAVTVPNANYPFWWDPINKTLETLFRTHIQHGPFAGIWANHVRLYTPEKLRAAALGAGFAVEHERAFTHHSFPFIHNLVYGFGKPLLERGALPRSMAQTADRTQFDRPDAKWYNPIRIGLSLFNWFDRGNVLDEPPGRSTVNLALKARKPTG; encoded by the coding sequence ATGATCGACAAATCGACCATTGGCTATATGACCCGCAACGAGGCCGACATGGCCTTCAAGAAACGCGTCGAGACGATCTTCGAGTGGGTCGACCCGCAGGAAAACAGCGTGATCCTGGATATGCCATGCGGGCGGGGCTTTTATCTAAGCATGCTGCGGTACGTGTCAAAAGCGAAGCTGGTCGGCGCAGATCTGGATGAGGAAGTGATCCATAAAGCGCGCGCGAACGTTGGACACTTGCCGGATGTGTCGCTGATACGGGCGAATATCTACAGCCTGCCGTTCCCGGATAACACGTTCGACGCGGTGATTTTGTCGGAAGTGCTGGAACACATCGACGACGACGTGGCGGGGTTGAAAGAGGCGCTGAGAGTGCTGAAACCGGGGGGCGTCGCGGCGGTTACCGTGCCGAACGCCAACTACCCGTTCTGGTGGGATCCGATCAATAAAACGCTGGAAACCCTGTTCAGGACACACATTCAACACGGGCCGTTCGCCGGAATCTGGGCTAACCATGTGCGGCTGTATACGCCCGAGAAGCTCAGGGCGGCGGCGCTAGGCGCGGGATTCGCCGTGGAGCACGAGCGCGCGTTTACCCACCACAGTTTTCCATTCATCCACAACCTGGTTTACGGGTTCGGCAAGCCGCTGCTTGAACGCGGTGCGCTACCCAGGTCGATGGCGCAGACCGCCGACCGCACGCAGTTCGACCGGCCGGATGCGAAATGGTACAACCCGATACGGATCGGCCTGAGCCTGTTCAACTGGTTCGACCGCGGCAACGTGCTCGACGAACCGCCGGGCCGCTCGACCGTGAATCTGGCGCTCAAAGCCCGCAAACCGACCGGATAG
- a CDS encoding glycosyltransferase family 4 protein, with product MTEPQLKILICLLYYLPHRTGMQLYIQRVAEELVKRGHSVTVLCAQHKSDLPNDETINGVRIVRLRVRIPISRGMIMPAYPWAAYKLMRDHDVVSIHTPMLETALLSIISGLTGKKIIPTHHGDLILPSGLANRFISTVMFAFYRFMAWRAPAVVAYTQDYADNSYYLQPVIDKVRVIYPPISMPEPDLKHAAELRARWSHAGGPLIGYAGRFVQEKRPDLLIQSLDVIVKKYPNVRIVFAGQYDIPYEQTWELYKPIVDKYREHLIFLGLQNDMQFMADFFEAIDVLALTSDSECFALVQVEAMLCGTPVVMTDTPGGRVPVRETGMGKIVPRGDANAVGRAIVDVLDNRDAFRRSREEIEALFSFKETVDRYEATFREFAAK from the coding sequence ATGACTGAACCCCAACTGAAGATCCTGATTTGCCTGCTGTATTACCTGCCACACCGGACGGGTATGCAGCTGTATATCCAGCGGGTGGCCGAAGAACTGGTCAAGCGCGGCCACAGCGTGACCGTGCTGTGCGCCCAACACAAGTCGGACCTGCCGAATGACGAGACGATCAACGGCGTACGGATCGTCCGGCTGCGGGTGCGTATCCCGATCAGCCGCGGGATGATCATGCCAGCTTATCCGTGGGCGGCGTATAAGCTGATGCGCGACCACGACGTTGTGAGCATCCATACGCCGATGCTGGAAACGGCGCTGCTGAGTATCATCAGCGGTCTGACTGGCAAGAAGATTATCCCGACGCACCACGGCGATCTGATTCTGCCGTCCGGACTGGCCAACCGCTTCATCTCGACGGTGATGTTCGCGTTCTACCGGTTCATGGCGTGGCGCGCGCCAGCGGTGGTTGCATATACGCAGGATTACGCGGACAACTCGTATTATCTGCAGCCGGTCATCGACAAGGTGCGGGTGATCTATCCGCCGATCTCGATGCCGGAGCCTGATCTGAAGCACGCCGCTGAACTGCGCGCGCGGTGGTCTCACGCGGGCGGCCCGCTGATCGGGTATGCCGGCCGGTTCGTCCAAGAAAAACGGCCTGACCTGCTGATCCAGTCACTGGACGTGATCGTGAAGAAGTATCCCAACGTGCGGATCGTGTTTGCCGGACAGTACGACATCCCGTACGAGCAGACCTGGGAGTTGTATAAGCCGATCGTCGACAAGTACCGCGAACACCTGATTTTTCTTGGCTTGCAGAACGATATGCAGTTCATGGCGGACTTCTTCGAGGCGATCGACGTGCTGGCGCTGACCAGCGACTCGGAGTGTTTTGCGCTGGTTCAGGTCGAAGCGATGCTGTGCGGCACGCCGGTGGTGATGACCGATACGCCGGGAGGACGGGTTCCTGTACGCGAGACGGGGATGGGCAAAATCGTCCCGCGGGGCGATGCGAACGCTGTCGGACGGGCGATTGTCGACGTGCTGGACAACCGGGACGCGTTCCGGCGTTCACGGGAAGAGATCGAAGCGCTGTTCTCGTTTAAGGAAACGGTTGACCGCTACGAGGCGACTTTCCGGGAGTTTGCGGCAAAATGA
- a CDS encoding flippase-like domain-containing protein, whose product MRRHWRVLALGAVVSGVVIVLIARQIDFALLWESLRTANYAWLIPAVLLTALGLFTRALRWRVLLGGKPGLTRAFHILNIAYLLNGVLPMRLGEVGRAWLASRGADGVPIMRTASTIVVERLLDLLAVAVFIAIGLAVGPMPDALKTTGLITGAAAFGGFLFLIVLANRRDLATALFHRAAKLIPGSGGRTLAPRLAEWLDHLLDGLQPIAQFGSLIAALFWTGISWFISFLTGMILMLVFYPEADAVATLLFIASASFAVALPAVPGNVGPYEGSILLALTALGYTASPEGMATATAFALIVHASNIGTNAVLGVFGLVAEGVSLSQIARRADESDPTTP is encoded by the coding sequence TTGCGCAGACATTGGCGCGTTTTGGCGCTGGGCGCAGTGGTCAGCGGCGTTGTGATCGTCCTGATCGCGCGGCAAATTGACTTTGCGCTGCTGTGGGAGTCGCTTCGCACGGCGAACTATGCCTGGCTGATCCCGGCGGTGCTGCTGACAGCGCTGGGGTTGTTCACGCGGGCGCTACGCTGGCGGGTCCTGCTGGGTGGCAAGCCGGGACTGACGCGGGCGTTTCATATCCTGAACATCGCCTACCTGTTGAACGGCGTTCTTCCGATGCGGCTGGGCGAAGTGGGGCGCGCATGGCTGGCGTCGCGCGGTGCGGACGGCGTGCCGATCATGCGAACGGCAAGCACGATTGTGGTCGAGCGGCTGCTCGACCTGCTGGCAGTGGCGGTCTTCATCGCAATTGGACTGGCGGTTGGGCCGATGCCGGATGCCCTGAAGACGACGGGCCTGATCACCGGCGCGGCGGCATTTGGCGGATTCCTGTTCCTGATCGTGCTGGCGAACCGGCGCGACCTGGCTACGGCGTTGTTCCACCGCGCCGCGAAGTTGATCCCCGGAAGCGGCGGCCGCACGCTTGCGCCGCGGCTGGCTGAATGGCTGGACCATCTGCTGGATGGGCTGCAGCCGATCGCGCAGTTCGGTTCGTTGATCGCGGCGTTGTTCTGGACCGGGATCAGCTGGTTCATTTCGTTCCTGACCGGCATGATCCTGATGCTGGTGTTTTATCCCGAAGCGGACGCGGTCGCGACGCTGCTATTCATTGCCTCGGCGTCGTTCGCCGTGGCGCTTCCGGCGGTTCCCGGCAACGTCGGTCCGTATGAGGGTTCGATCCTGCTGGCGCTGACCGCGCTCGGCTACACGGCGTCACCCGAAGGCATGGCAACAGCGACGGCATTTGCGCTGATCGTACATGCCTCGAATATCGGCACGAATGCGGTGCTGGGCGTGTTTGGCCTGGTAGCCGAAGGCGTTTCTCTCTCCCAAATCGCGCGGCGGGCGGATGAAAGCGACCCGACAACCCCTTGA
- a CDS encoding SH3 domain-containing protein has product MRKVSTILLLCFVASLTLGQPRLEQQTPASATGAPEGTSVTPSSTQPASSLELASKLAATPFEFPSISIPAPICEGAPTSYLIVHERARVTNDDPKPLNVRDTAGLTGKIVAQLETLDIFMIVDGPRCGDEYTWFKVRVGDTEGWLAEGDLEIYYVEPYLQ; this is encoded by the coding sequence ATGCGAAAAGTATCAACGATTCTGCTGCTGTGCTTTGTGGCGTCACTGACCCTCGGCCAACCGCGCCTTGAACAGCAGACGCCGGCATCCGCGACCGGTGCTCCTGAGGGTACGTCCGTCACACCATCGTCCACACAGCCAGCATCGTCCTTGGAGCTCGCCTCAAAACTCGCCGCGACCCCTTTCGAGTTTCCGTCGATCAGTATCCCCGCGCCTATCTGCGAAGGCGCGCCGACCTCCTATCTGATCGTCCACGAGCGCGCGCGCGTCACCAACGACGACCCTAAGCCGCTCAACGTCCGCGACACCGCCGGGCTTACCGGCAAGATCGTCGCCCAGCTAGAAACGCTCGACATCTTCATGATCGTCGACGGCCCGCGCTGCGGAGATGAGTACACTTGGTTCAAGGTCCGCGTCGGCGACACCGAGGGTTGGCTGGCCGAAGGCGATCTGGAGATCTACTATGTGGAACCCTATCTCCAGTAA